A single genomic interval of Antechinus flavipes isolate AdamAnt ecotype Samford, QLD, Australia chromosome 1, AdamAnt_v2, whole genome shotgun sequence harbors:
- the RHO gene encoding rhodopsin, with translation MNGTEGPNFYVPYSNKTGVVRSPYEEPQYYLAEPWMFSSLAAYMFMLIVLGFPINFLTLYVTIQHKKLRTPLNYILLNLAVADLFMVICGFTTTLITSLNGYFVFGTTGCQIEGFFATTGGEVALWSLVVLAIERYVVVCKPMSNFRFGENHAIMGVAFTWIMALACSVPPLLGWSRYIPEGMQCSCGIDYYTLHPDVNNESFVIYMFVVHFTIPLIVIFFCYGQLVFTVKEAAAQQQESATTQKAEKEVTRMVIIMVIAFLICWVPYASVAFYIFTHQGSDFGPIFMTLPAFFAKSSSIYNPVIYIMMNKQFRTCMITTLCCGKNPLGDDEASATVSKTETSQVAPA, from the exons ATGAATGGCACAGAGGGACCCAACTTTTACGTCCCCTATTCCAATAAGACTGGGGTGGTCCGGAGCCCCTATGAGGAGCCCCAATACTATCTAGCCGAGCCATGGATGTTTTCCAGCCTGGCGGCTTATATGTTCATGCTGATCGTCCTGGGCTTCCCCATCAACTTCCTCACCCTCTACGTCACCATTCAGCACAAGAAACTGAGAACACCCTTGAACTACATCCTTCTGAACTTGGCAGTGGCTGATCTCTTCATGGTAATTTGTGGTTTCACCACCACCCTTATAACTTCCCTTAATGGCTACTTTGTCTTTGGAACCACTGGCTGTCAAATTGAAGGCTTCTTCGCCACCACAGGAG GTGAAGTAGCCCTCTGGTCCTTGGTGGTTTTGGCCATTGAGAGATATGTTGTGGTCTGCAAGCCAATGAGCAACTTCAGGTTTGGGGAGAACCATGCCATCATGGGTGTCGCCTTCACTTGGATCATGGCTCTGGCTTGTTCTGTTCCACCCCTCTTGGGCTGGTCCAG GTATATTCCAGAGGGAATGCAATGTTCATGTGGAATTGACTATTATACTCTCCACCCTGATGTCAACAATGAGTCTTTCGTCATCTACATGTTCGTGGTTCACTTCACCATTCCACTGATAGTCATTTTCTTCTGCTATGGACAACTGGTCTTCACAGTCAAAGAG GCTGCAGCCCAGCAGCAAGAGTCTGCTACCACCCAGAAAGCTGAGAAGGAAGTCACCCGTATGGTCATCATCATGGTCATCGCTTTCTTGATTTGCTGGGTGCCCTATGCTTCTGTGGCTTTTTACATTTTCACTCATCAAGGTTCTGACTTTGGCCCAATCTTCATGACCCTCCCGGCTTTCTTTGCCAAGAGTTCATCCATTTACAATCCAGTCATCTACATCATGATGAACAAGCAG ttcCGAACCTGCATGATCACCACTCTCTGCTGTGGCAAGAATCCACTGGGTGATGATGAAGCCTCCGCCACAGTCTCCAAGACGGAGACCAGCCAGGTTGCTCCTGCATAA
- the LOC127552225 gene encoding histone H1.8 isoform X1 codes for MSFEDELQPLHLSSSDDSGDLNQNSPSFPNSTYISNTVTSPPDDFDSTQILDAPSESGGPGKTSVEPKLPSHPPTLQMVAEALMAKGDKHGTSVAAIKFYIRQMYPAVNMKRLRYLLKQALAKGVSNGVLVRPRNSTATGARGRFKLVTKNKIKVTQTKKSRASVKPKKKKVVKTSEAGKVSSEAETKKKVSATKKKMATTASPKKKVPATKKTVSADASSEKKVSATKKKLSEEVSSKKKVPATKKKVSEDALPKKKVPASKKKVAREASPKRKVPATKKKVPTAVKKVPVKASTKTKVPEKAKKATVEGMAKEDSKPKGARAKKDVEEVRAKAKGMKPKAEITKGKKKAPIIPKKVVEDRKAEKTKLRAASEAPLKTRKQKGSPNVQVKSKGAAAMSKVRKAGGTKEGNDESKTTAQNKSKLDVGIKSSTSQSKVLRESDTVKDQPRSKGKKPEASKVFKKTGKSPKGSSTKPASKKVK; via the exons ATGTCTTTTGAGGATGAGCTTCAGCCTTTACATTTGTCTTCCTCTGATGACAGTGGTGATCTGAATCAGAattctcccagttttcccaattcCACCTATATTTCCAATACGGTTACTTCTCCCCCAGATGATTTTGATTCTACCCAGATTCTGGATGCTCCCAGTGAGTCTGGGGGACCAG GAAAGACCAGTGTGGAACCAAAACTTCCAAGTCACCCACCCACGCTCCAAATGGTGGCGGAAGCACTGATGGCCAAGGGAGACAAACATGGCACCTCCGTGGCAGCGATCAAGTTTTATATTCGCCAAATGTACCCGGCTGTTAATATGAAAAGACTCCGTTATCTGCTGAAACAAGCCCTGGCCAAGGGGGTTAGTAATGGGGTGCTCGTGAGACCACGGAATTCTACAGCTACTGGGGCTAGGGGAAGGTTCAAA TTAGTGACCAAGAATAAAATCAAAGTGACTCAAACTAAAAAGTCAAGAGCATCTGTCAAACCCAAGAAAAAGAAGGTCGTTAAGACCAGTGAAGCTGGAAAGGTTTCTTCAGAGGCTGAGACCAAGAAGAAGGTTTCTGCAACCAAGAAGAAGATGGCCACTACGGCTTCACCCAAGAAGAAAGTTCCTGCAACCAAGAAGACGGTGTCTGCAGACGCTTCATCTGAGAAGAAGGTTTCAGCAACTAAGAAGAAGTTGTCTGAGGAAGTTTCATCCAAGAAGAAGGTTCCAGCAACTAAGAAGAAGGTGTCTGAAGATGCTTTGCCCAAGAAGAAGGTTCCTGCATCCAAGAAGAAGGTAGCCAGGGAAGCTTCACCCAAGAGAAAGGTTCCTGCAACCAAGAAGAAAGTTCCTACAGCAGTGAAGAAGGTTCCTGTGAAAGCTTCAACCAAGACGAAGGTTCCTGAGAAGGCTAAGAAAGCTACTGTGGAGGGGATGGCCAAGGAGGACTCAAAACCAAAAGGTGCTAGAGCCAAAAAAG ATGTGGAAGAGGTGAGAGCTAAAGCCAAGGGCATGAAACCAAAGGCTGAAATTACCAAA GGCAAGAAAAAAGCTCCCATTATACCTAAGAAAGTAGTAGAGGATCGTAAAGCAGAGAAAACCAAACTCCGGGCAGCCTCTGAAGCACCCCTGAAGACCAGAAAGCAAAAGGGATCACCCAACGTCCAAGTGAAATCCAAAGGGGCAGCTGCCATGTCTAAAGTCAGAAAGGCTGGGGGAACTAAAGAGGGAAATGATGAATCAAAGACGACTGCTCAGAACAAGAGCAAGTTGGATGTAGGTATCAAGTCTTCTACCTCCCAATCTAAAGTGTTGAGGGAATCCGACACAGTTAAAGATCAGCccagaagcaaaggaaagaaaccTGAAGCCTCTAAAGTATtcaagaaaactgggaaaagccCCAAAGGTTCTTCAACCAAGCCAGCCAGCAAGAAGGTGAAATAA
- the LOC127552225 gene encoding histone H1.8 isoform X2 yields MSFEDELQPLHLSSSDDSGDLNQNSPSFPNSTYISNTVTSPPDDFDSTQILDAPSESGGPGKTSVEPKLPSHPPTLQMVAEALMAKGDKHGTSVAAIKFYIRQMYPAVNMKRLRYLLKQALAKGVSNGVLVRPRNSTATGARGRFKLVTKNKIKVTQTKKSRASVKPKKKKVVKTSEAGKVSSEAETKKKVSATKKKMATTASPKKKVPATKKTVSADASSEKKVPATKKKVSEDALPKKKVPASKKKVAREASPKRKVPATKKKVPTAVKKVPVKASTKTKVPEKAKKATVEGMAKEDSKPKGARAKKDVEEVRAKAKGMKPKAEITKGKKKAPIIPKKVVEDRKAEKTKLRAASEAPLKTRKQKGSPNVQVKSKGAAAMSKVRKAGGTKEGNDESKTTAQNKSKLDVGIKSSTSQSKVLRESDTVKDQPRSKGKKPEASKVFKKTGKSPKGSSTKPASKKVK; encoded by the exons ATGTCTTTTGAGGATGAGCTTCAGCCTTTACATTTGTCTTCCTCTGATGACAGTGGTGATCTGAATCAGAattctcccagttttcccaattcCACCTATATTTCCAATACGGTTACTTCTCCCCCAGATGATTTTGATTCTACCCAGATTCTGGATGCTCCCAGTGAGTCTGGGGGACCAG GAAAGACCAGTGTGGAACCAAAACTTCCAAGTCACCCACCCACGCTCCAAATGGTGGCGGAAGCACTGATGGCCAAGGGAGACAAACATGGCACCTCCGTGGCAGCGATCAAGTTTTATATTCGCCAAATGTACCCGGCTGTTAATATGAAAAGACTCCGTTATCTGCTGAAACAAGCCCTGGCCAAGGGGGTTAGTAATGGGGTGCTCGTGAGACCACGGAATTCTACAGCTACTGGGGCTAGGGGAAGGTTCAAA TTAGTGACCAAGAATAAAATCAAAGTGACTCAAACTAAAAAGTCAAGAGCATCTGTCAAACCCAAGAAAAAGAAGGTCGTTAAGACCAGTGAAGCTGGAAAGGTTTCTTCAGAGGCTGAGACCAAGAAGAAGGTTTCTGCAACCAAGAAGAAGATGGCCACTACGGCTTCACCCAAGAAGAAAGTTCCTGCAACCAAGAAGACGGTGTCTGCAGACGCTTCATCTGAGAAGAAG GTTCCAGCAACTAAGAAGAAGGTGTCTGAAGATGCTTTGCCCAAGAAGAAGGTTCCTGCATCCAAGAAGAAGGTAGCCAGGGAAGCTTCACCCAAGAGAAAGGTTCCTGCAACCAAGAAGAAAGTTCCTACAGCAGTGAAGAAGGTTCCTGTGAAAGCTTCAACCAAGACGAAGGTTCCTGAGAAGGCTAAGAAAGCTACTGTGGAGGGGATGGCCAAGGAGGACTCAAAACCAAAAGGTGCTAGAGCCAAAAAAG ATGTGGAAGAGGTGAGAGCTAAAGCCAAGGGCATGAAACCAAAGGCTGAAATTACCAAA GGCAAGAAAAAAGCTCCCATTATACCTAAGAAAGTAGTAGAGGATCGTAAAGCAGAGAAAACCAAACTCCGGGCAGCCTCTGAAGCACCCCTGAAGACCAGAAAGCAAAAGGGATCACCCAACGTCCAAGTGAAATCCAAAGGGGCAGCTGCCATGTCTAAAGTCAGAAAGGCTGGGGGAACTAAAGAGGGAAATGATGAATCAAAGACGACTGCTCAGAACAAGAGCAAGTTGGATGTAGGTATCAAGTCTTCTACCTCCCAATCTAAAGTGTTGAGGGAATCCGACACAGTTAAAGATCAGCccagaagcaaaggaaagaaaccTGAAGCCTCTAAAGTATtcaagaaaactgggaaaagccCCAAAGGTTCTTCAACCAAGCCAGCCAGCAAGAAGGTGAAATAA